A portion of the Fulvia fulva chromosome 1, complete sequence genome contains these proteins:
- a CDS encoding Histone-lysine N-methyltransferase SMYD3, protein MATSPSVAVHSSPLSGNVLFSTKLCQPGNVLVSKERPALAILGEDELPYTCSWCFIYSPLPLVCRGGDSFNGLDGGRCGRCRTVRYCSKACQQASWRADHKHECKAFESISEPWPIAIRVGARILRSLQSGKPTFKQFFERKSHILTLKHTQREKYELYQTMAHDAWELADCPSDYNIEAAEHLMSLLLCNSLTLTTPADDPLGLAVEPLISNANHSCTPNACIVFEGPRMQLRSFQQIQPDEEIVISYVDQHGLFHARQSALRHRYHFACTCSKCKLGIQAPLQQFLAASDKISNVSKQEADALLEKLVADPTLAEHHLGDSTSERQLAALQAHGHTSLRPSRSLYQGDASNVFLKAMQACTATEIWPDTRPPLPALYHSYLHRRLGNEDLSQALLAAMKLVFVIDSVLYPQEFHPVRVVHAFHLGSAAKALHVTKHPICRRLERLDIDLDILFDGLIIHLDEAIEKSHGRDSQLGMLIGKNMNFLKSSRAPIMAMFGWTEEQWALNMSVQVAANWMKVEKVAKNITVEPAGLRFEG, encoded by the exons TCTCTACGAAACTTTGCCAGCCGGGAAACGTTTTGGTGTCAAAAGAGCGACCGGCTCTGGCCATCCTCGGTGAAGACGAACTGCCATATACTTGCTCGTGGTGCTTCATATATTCCCCACTGCCCCTCGTTTGTCGGGGAGGCGACAGCTTCAATGGTCTGGATGGCGGTCGTTGTGGACGCTGTCGGACTGTAAGATACTGTAGCAAA GCATGCCAACAGGCATCGTGGAGGGCCGATCACAAACACGAGTGCAAGGCTTTTGAAAGCATATCAGAGCCATGGCCTATAGCCATCAGGGTAGGTGCCCGGATTCTTCGCAGCCTTCAGAGTGGAAAGCCTACCTTCAAGCAGTTTTTCGAGCGCAAGTCTCATATATTGACGCTGAAGCACACTCAACGTGAGAAGTACGAGTTGTACCAAACAATGGCGCACGATGCTTGGGAACTGGCCGACTGTCCTTCTGACTATAACATCGAGGCAGCGGAGCATCTGATGTCCTTG CTGCTTTGCAACAGCCTCACCCTCACCACACCTGCTGATGACCCACTGGGTCTCGCAGTCGAGCCGCTGATAAGCAATGCGAACCACTCTTGCACACCAAACGCTTGCATCGTTTTCGAAG GACCTCGCATGCAGCTCAGGTCGTTCCAGCAGATACAGCCCGACGAAGAGATTGTGATCAGCTACGTTGACCAGCACGGCCTCTTCCATGCTCGGCAATCTGCCCTCCGGCACCGTTACCACTTCGCCTGCACTTGTTCAAAGTGCAAGCTTGGGATTCAAGCACCTCTACAACAGTTCCTAGCGGCCTCCGACAAGATTTCGAATGTCAGCAAGCAAGAAGCTGATGCCCTACTGGAGAAGCTGGTCGCCGATCCGACCCTGGCAGAGCATCATCTGGGAGATTCCACCTCCGAGCGTCAGCTTGCCGCACTTCAAGCTCACGGGCACACCAGTTTGCGGCCCAGTCGATCTCTGTACCAGGGCGACGCGAGCAATGTCTTCCTGAAAGCCATGCAAGCCTGTACCGCGACTGAAATCTGGCCGGACACGAGGCCACCACTTCCGGCTCTCTACCATAGCTACCTGCACCGACGACTGGGCAACGAAGACCTGTCCCAGGCTCTACTGGCTGCCATGAAGCTTGTCTTCGTCATTGACTCTGTGCTGTATCCACAGGAGTTTCATCCGGTACGAGTGGTGCACGCCTTTCACCTTGGTTCCGCGGCCAAGGCTCTCCACGTGACCAAGCACCCTATCTGTCGAAGACTGGAACGACTTGATATTGACCTCGACATACTGTTCGATGGACTGATCATACATCTAGATGAAGCCATCGAGAAGAGCCACGGACGTGATTCACAGTTGGGGATGCTGATAGGAAAGAACATGAACTTCCTCAAGAGTAGTAGAGCTCCGATCATGGCGATGTTCGGGTGGACCGAGGAACAGTGGGCGCTCAATATGAGTGTCCAGGTGGCTGCCAATTGGATGAAGGTCGAGAAGGTGGCGAAGAATATCACCGTTGAGCCAGCTGGGTTGCGATTTGAAGGCTGA
- a CDS encoding NADH-ubiquinone oxidoreductase: MQPLQRTALRSARQVRSRLSRQRRRNVSDHGHGAHDAHAAPANESFGKGFYTTISAIPLSLALYKLSSQGTDEQPYFTRLITKTYAEYKTKWAQRNDFHTQAVEQAAADRVLFLTETNQSNVRHVDLRFPEQLNVGSPWNVPAGHGFANMDELIKKYETENFAENEKKLQQLRDNKVPVEQPFESFSKTTPAVDDS; encoded by the exons ATGCAGCCTCTTCAACGAACAGCACTGCGCTCAGCGCGTCAAGTGCGATCCCGATTATCGCGCCAGCGCCGCCGAAACGTCTCCGATCACGGCCACGGAGCCCACGATGCACACGCTGCACCAGCGAACGAGTCCTTTGGC AAAGGCTTCTACACAACCATCTCTGCCATTCCACTCTCCCTCGCACTATACAAGCTCTCCAGCCAAGGCACCGATGAGCAGCCGTACTTTACACGTCTGATCACAAAGACCTACGCCGAGTACAAGACGAAGTGGGCACAGCGTAATGACTTCCATACACAGGCGGTGGAGCAAGCGGCAGCGGACAGGGTGTTGTTCTTGACGGAGACCAACCAGTCGAACGTCAGGCATGTGGACCTGCGGTTTCCCGA ACAACTGAATGTCGGCTCACCCTGGAACGTCCCTGCCGGTCATGGATTTGCCAACATGGACGAGCTGATCAAGAAGTACGAGACGGAGAATTTTGCAGAGAACGAGAAGAAGCTGCAGCAACTGAGGGATAACAAGGTACCGGTAGAGCAGCCTTTTGAGAGCTTCTCAAAGACTACCCCAGCTGTGGACGATAGCTAG
- a CDS encoding mRNA cleavage and polyadenylation specificity factor complex subunit pta1, whose product MASPAEALQSLNSAREIVLKDHTLYPQVVLGVLQVIAYTAQLEVRRWGADFLAETFASQAVTPDEKQQMAPTVLETLKGWLNRKELMGEDEDTTVVKSAVQCAASVYPFIFRHTVNNTSDSESWSKMATIKSSILRRMDTASPGVRICCIKFVACVVQTQTPGLIADPRRPEQNEISLALVPRDHTVIPPANLEAEASGLLDRLLGVLQDNLSDALIVTATLNSLARLVHRRASISSKILATVLQFNPLRAAGRPMTTKDKLTIKSMTRTTMSFLLNCLKRNPNSAFAGRIQQQIERLKHGLIEVFSENHHLKRPAPEEPVDGLDDAKRQRLDADATNGTNRSQQHIPHTGYPPLPPGPMSLAQLWTLTNDRSVAEFQADRLPIPIIQQLIPAMLNAVPKEKLDEAINAVRSRWLDLTRAPPMPNVPRPVPGDEDDDDYDPTFGLSGENQAVSRLEHLPLGGPTNDVASTFTLPPPAPVNDMERDEYSKTAVTRVFETLKDMDNDIRVKGKPAPAEHSFNRLAAASASGHDREGWVALMIRVATRGSGGNGNGVKGENGERSLAKKGRPFTVSWGIRESLLNYVMEAFRQRIDVAIMWLSEEWYSDRLSIKERQAEGEDVEDDDFPNYWHWTLRTLDAMVPYFDVKDDKVLIRFLSEVPAINEDVLDRVKRLAEDPERIQMSTKTLLYLIMFRPPVRQLAIDCAEQMWKENPDAKPAARKILTKWRPGVLEQEGAAETKTEAQ is encoded by the coding sequence ATGGCGTCGCCAGCAGAGGCGCTCCAGTCGCTGAATTCCGCGCGCGAGATTGTGCTCAAAGACCACACCCTGTACCCCCAAGTAGTCCTCGGTGTGCTTCAAGTCATCGCATACACAGCCCAGCTCGAGGTACGACGATGGGGTGCCGACTTCTTAGCAGAGACGTTCGCGTCGCAAGCAGTCACGCCGGACGAGAAGCAGCAGATGGCGCCGACGGTGCTGGAGACGTTGAAGGGCTGGCTGAACCGGAAAGAGCTCATGGGCGAGGACGAGGACACGACTGTGGTGAAGAGTGCTGTGCAGTGCGCCGCCAGCGTATATCCGTTCATCTTCAGGCATACTGTCAACAATACTTCTGACAGCGAATCATGGAGCAAGATGGCCACGATCAAGAGTAGCATACTGCGCAGAATGGACACTGCAAGTCCTGGGGTGCGAATATGCTGCATAAAGTTCGTGGCTTGCGTGGTGCAAACACAGACCCCAGGCCTGATTGCAGATCCACGACGGCCGGAGCAGAATGAGATCAGTCTTGCATTGGTGCCTCGCGATCATACTGTGATACCGCCTGCCAACCTGGAGGCGGAGGCATCTGGACTGCTGGATCGATTACTTGGTGTCCTTCAGGACAATCTCTCAGATGCACTCATCGTGACCGCAACGCTCAATTCTCTCGCAAGATTAGTGCATCGAAGAGCCAGCATATCAAGCAAGATTCTCGCCACTGTCCTTCAATTCAATCCTTTGCGAGCAGCCGGCAGGCCAATGACGACGAAGGACAAGCTCACCATCAAGAGCATGACCCGCACCACCATGTCGTTTCTGCTCAACTGTTTGAAGCGAAATCCGAACAGTGCCTTTGCTGGAAGGATACAGCAGCAAATTGAGCGTCTGAAGCATGGTCTTATCGAAGTGTTTTCTGAGAACCACCACCTCAAGCGACCAGCGCCCGAGGAGCCAGTCGACGGCCTGGACGATGCAAAGCGTCAACGTCTCGATGCAGATGCTACGAACGGCACGAATCGGTCACAACAACATATCCCGCACACAGGCTACCCACCACTGCCGCCCGGGCCAATGTCTCTTGCACAGCTATGGACGTTGACGAATGACCGCTCGGTGGCAGAGTTCCAGGCAGACCGACTGCCGATACCAATCATCCAACAATTAATACCTGCCATGCTCAACGCAGTGCCGAAGGAGAAGCTCGATGAGGCCATCAATGCGGTACGTTCGAGGTGGCTCGACCTGACACGCGCACCGCCTATGCCCAACGTTCCGAGACCTGTCCCTGGAGATGAGGACGATGACGATTATGATCCTACCTTTGGACTATCAGGAGAGAATCAAGCCGTCAGTCGATTAGAGCACCTCCCTTTAGGTGGACCTACGAATGACGTTGCTAGTACTTTCACCCTGCCTCCGCCGGCGCCTGTGAATGATATGGAGCGAGACGAATACAGTAAGACTGCCGTGACACGGGTCTTCGAGACCCTTAAGGACATGGACAACGACATCAGAGTAAAAGGCAAGCCAGCTCCAGCAGAACATAGCTTCAACCGCCTGGCTGCGGCGTCGGCTTCAGGACACGATAGAGAAGGCTGGGTTGCGTTGATGATCAGGGTCGCGACTCGAGGCTCAGGGGGGAACGGCAATGGTGTCAAGGGAGAGAATGGCGAGCGATCTCTCGCCAAGAAAGGACGACCGTTCACGGTGTCCTGGGGCATTCGCGAGTCCCTCTTAAACTATGTGATGGAAGCCTTCCGACAACGAATCGACGTAGCCATAATGTGGCTAAGCGAAGAATGGTACTCTGACCGTCTCTCCATCAAGGAGAGACAAGCAGAGGGCGAAGACGTCGAGGACGACGACTTCCCCAACTATTGGCACTGGACACTGCGAACACTGGACGCTATGGTGCCCTACTTCGACGTCAAGGACGACAAAGTGCTGATCAGATTCCTCTCGGAAGTCCCGGCCATCAATGAGGATGTACTGGACCGAGTCAAGAGGCTTGCGGAAGATCCAGAGAGGATACAGATGAGCACTAAGACGCTGCTGTATCTCATCATGTTTCGACCACCCGTGCGTCAGCTGGCTATCGATTGTGCTGAGCAGATGTGGAAGGAGAATCCGGATGCGAAGCCAGCAGCCAGAAAGATACTGACCAAGTGGAGACCGGGGGTACTCGAACAAGAGGGAGCTGCGGAGACCAAGACAGAGGCGCAGTAG
- a CDS encoding Cytochrome c oxidase assembly factor 3, mitochondrial, translating to MPLGRIPQSSYYDKYNRPSAALYRARQPYLVRNALTGVAIFGFVAAVYTWTIKAIGQDDFSDVPIPDAPAQPAHAPNMSTVKSAGSKQ from the exons ATGCCTCTCGGAAG AATACCGCAGTCCTCATACTACGACAAATACAACCGCCCGAGCGCCGCACTCTACCGAGCTCGACAACCATACCTCGTCCGCAATGCGTTAACAGGAGTCGCCATCTTTGGCTTTGTAGCCGCAGTCT ATACATGGACCATAAAGGCGATCGGCCAGGACGACTTTTCCGATGTACCCATACCCGATGCTCCAGCACAACCTGCGCACGCACCGAACATGTCGACGGTGAAGAGCGCTGGTAGTAAGCAATAG